The following nucleotide sequence is from Salvia splendens isolate huo1 chromosome 2, SspV2, whole genome shotgun sequence.
TAACCGGTTTAATAATGTACGAAAACGGTATAATAATGTACGTAAGAAGTAGGTTAATGTCTTCCAGCACGTTGAATCCATACCATTGGGATTTAGCAATCCAttgggctaggttgtagtagcAACTCACTAACGATACATTCACCAAGGGTAGGGAGATACATCATTCCCCTATGAGTTTAGTAATCCATCGGGTTATGGCATATTACCAACGCTTGTctataatttctgttttttattgtttgttttttatgtaCGTAAACGGTATAATAATGTATGAAAACGTTATAATAATGTACGTAGGAAATAGTTTAATGCCGTCTTGTAATGCATGAACCCTACACATTAATGTACAGTTACTACTACAccaaacaataaataattgaatcgTGTGAGAACAGCTCTAACTCATTGCCCATAGTGAATGTTGTACTACTGGttggtactacaccctagctcCATGGACTACTTAACCCTTGGGGGAATGGATATAACTTCTGTCCATCATCAAACAAATTTTAATCTACATTACTCAGTAGGTGAcatatacattaaaaatacaatTTTCGTACATGGCATACTACAACACAATAATAATGTAGCACATCTTTGAACATATTTAATGTCAGTCGTTGCGCTAATGCAATAAGCATGTCGTTGTCCAAGTCGTCCTCGTAATCGATTCTTGCACTCGTTGAACCTATTCAGAAACACATACAATGCAATATCAATTAATATACATCTATGGCTAAATAATGTAATGGAACATGATGCACAGATGTAACTAAATGATGTAACAGGacatgatgcataaaatcaTGCTTAATTGATGTACTAAACTATCTAAATGATGTTTTTAAGTCATACAAGTATGCATGTGTAATGTAGCATTGTTTTACACTCTAATGTACAGCtttttttaatgcaaaataCGTATATACCGTCTAATATATCATGAcattttataacaaaaaaaaaaacaaatgatgTAACATCAAAGTGaaataatgtaccaatttgTGTGAATAATGTATACAATCCGAAAATAATATACAACATCAGAATAAAGTGATGATGAACAATATTCGAATCAATGTTGaacaaaagaataaaaaacaccaaaaatcTACGAAATCAAAACGAAAATTGCAGAAAAGCACTAATTACCAGAAGCCCAATCGTGAGTAGCGAAATCACGATTCACGGAACAAGCGGCGCAGACTGAAAATCAAGAAATCGTGAGAGTGATTAGAGTGAAAATTACCTGCTTTCGTTGTCTGTAGAAAAGACTTGACGATTGTTTGCTCGTCGTCACAAAAAACCATAAACCGACGAGATATACCGAGACTACGGCCTACTGTGTATTTCACTTCGCCTTGACGGCAACAAATGGAGGagaaaactgtttttctttgCGAATTTagggcggctagggttttggtGGAGAGTAGAAGTGAGGGAGACGTGAGAGATGAAAGGAGGGAGAGAGACTGATGTCAATTGATATTAAGAATCAGAATCATAATTTATGCTGAAATCATGcagttttaaaatgaattatataattgtttgtATCCAATTTTACCCTTTGATGCACGAAACTAGTATCATAATGTACCGACTGACATTTAATCAAAACCATTAGATTAATAGATCCAATGGATTATATTAGTCCTATGTTTTATACTAGGGACTGATAAGGAGGGTAATACACCacatccacttaacacacattttctcaatcttttattttattctctctactttttgctctcttctactttattacatctttttatttaatatattacacacatttttcttaatctttgtgccGAAATAAAATATATCTACTATTATAGAATAGAAGTAGTATATTACgagggtgttcggtttgcaagattgtatcccggattaaatttgtagtgtgtttggttcatgagatttaaccccacaactcaatcctagatggatgatcatggaataattagtcatagctaaccccatactaaaataatcttacaattcaattctaaattgtatcttggtattattttatcttgcaaaccgaacatcaTCTACATATACATTCATAGTACTATTtagaaataaaaacataatagCTATCTGTGATGTACAGAAATTAGGTAATTCCGATAATTAAAAAATGGTAAATGAAATCGCAACTAATAAAACATACAGTAATAGAGCAATCGGGAAAAAAATTCATGATAAATACCAAACGAAAAATATTGCAATTCCATTATAGGCCAAAGCATCTCaacataaacaaaattaaaccaCCTCCATCGAAGACAAACTCCCATGTAgaatataaattgaaaaaaacacATACAAGCTGCAGATTCTTCCAATAACTCCAAAAAGATAACGACTCTCTCAAAAGATGCGTTGCGGCTTGCCCATGGTACTCTTCAAGTACAAACACCTCACCTGTTAGCAATAAAACACAACCCAAATTAGCTTATGAAGAAGTGTTTGAAGAGCTCAACATATCCAGAGGATGAGAGGTCTATTAGAACTGTAAAGCCACTCACGTTTTGCCAGTTCTTCTTCAGAAGAGAGACTAGAAAGTTAACGCTCATTTGAATGTTCTGAAAGAGTTGCTTTTCTTCCATGTCCAAGTTCCCAACAGCTACTCCCATGCAGAGCACCTTTTTCAATTGGAACTTGATAGTAGCCTTAGTCTCATTCACCTTGGACTCAAGAGACTCTTGGTGTGTCACAAGAGTAGGGAACTTGCCTGCATTCAAGAATCTTTGAGTTATTCAATGTCCTCAAACAAACAGATGCAAGGCAAGTGAGTACGGGACTTGCTGTGCATAACAATCCCAGCACACAAAAAATCACCTGCTTTGTTTAGACCAGGTCCCAGAAGACGAGGAATCTGCTTGATAACAGCCTCTGAGGCTAAGAAAGCATGATACCTCTTGGCAAGCTTCTTCACCAACTTCTTGTTTTTGTTCAACTTTTTTAGAGCCTCCACATCCATGGACTCCAAACCAATTTTTTCAGCCTGCAAATATATTTGCTCATCAGTTAAGTAAAAAAACTATGGGACATTATCTAAATCTTCCGAGTGCAAATTCCCAAAGTAAATAGTAAGGAATGGCAAAAATAATTCACTTGTTGGGTTGAGCACATCATTAAGAGAGATCATAGCAGAGTGAAGCAAACCATACTATTAACTATGATCAACCAGTTTACAATATCAACCACATTATGAATTCAAGTGGTCTCCTATGTTAATGAAAAGAAGCAGATGAAAAGGTCAAATGAAAATTATAATGTTTTTCTTCAACTCTAGAAAACATGTCTCCGCTCACTTATGGGGTGAATGTCAAAtgccaaaaaagaaaagaaaagaatgatTATGATCTCATCCGTTTTTCAATACATGCAAGGGAATTATACCTCTTCCACATGCTGAGCATCACCAAGCATGCAAATCTTCATTTTGGGCCGGGGAATATGGGGCAACCGAACAGATCCGCTGAAACGCTTATCCTTTTGAGGGTCATAGTTTTTCAGACCAATCTGTAGCTCAACTGTCTCAGTGAAATTTCTCTTTTTCTCCTTAGCGTCAGTTACTATCTGAGTGATAGTTTCTCTCAATACTTCACTCTGAAGCTTACTGCAAAACCATAATTGACAAAACCAAATAAGCACGCACACACATCAAAACTATCTAGAAACAGTCTTCTCAACGGAGTAATTTATAACAGAAAAATGCATTGATAATTATCTACAATTGGAGACTAGCTCACAAGTTTCGCTTGAAAACAATTGGATAATAATCTCGGCCGAGGAACATCAACAAAGTAACATAGTACGCAAAACACAGATCACAGGCTCAAAAGTCTACACCCAAATTTTACCTTGGACCATTTCGAGTAATATTTTTTCCTTTCATATCAGTGAAAATTGCGAAAGGCATGATACAAATTGGCGGGAATCAGGGATGGCTAACGACATTGATAACAGAACAAACTCTAAAAAATAATCTTAATCACTTAGGTGCAGAAAAAGATGAGTAATATTGATAAAAATTGAAGCTTAATCTAACCTCATCCTTCAAAATTTCGTGAATCGCAGCTTATTTCTGCACATCAAGAGAAAACAAAACTTGTCAGAAAAAAATCAacgaaataaaatttttaaccGAAAGAATAGACACGCCAAGCAGGCAAGATCAcaagaggagagagaaagaagaaggagTAGAGTGAGAAACCTGATGAGAAACACTGCTGTGGTTTGCGAGCGAGAACGGTGAAGGGGGAGTTAGGATAACTAAGATCTAACAGAAGATAAACCCTAATGGGCTCCTTGATTTAGCCCATTGTGtctaattgataaatttattttcttcgTGGCAGCCTGCATCTAAGCTCTCTTTAAAATCTGATGTTCAAATGGGATAAATTAATTGATACATTGGTATTAAGACTCTCATGCAAATCCACTCCAGATTCACATAACTAGATTAAATTAGGATTTTTAGATTTAGTATTTTATAGATGAGATGCGCAAATGTATAAATTATTTccaccttcatcacgagcctattttacttCAGCTCAGGGCAAATAAGTAATAAAATATTACGAGGATTTAACTTCATTTCAGAatatattacttttttacttcattccaatatgattattacttcattcaagtacATACAGACTATATCGCGGATGGAGACGTCAAGACCATCCCGTCGACGCTGTGATAGTCCCGAAATTCCAGTTATGACAACAAAATGAAGTGATAGCCTAATTGAATGGTGTAATAAGTACATTGAATGATCTAATAAGCTATTTGACAGAAGTATGTGTAGAaacatttgaagtcctactggaatgaagtaaataccttgtccaatgaagtaataacgtttttgAATGAATTAATAAAGTTACTGGatgaattgtatttttttaagtgaataaagtaaaaattcagttcaatgaattcgaatgaagaatgtattgaatcatttcaaaacctactggaagtaACTAAAAACATACTCAAGGTATTATGTACCGGAATGAGGTAATAAACTTactacaatgaagtaaaatgagcttataatgaagaccgaaataaTTGCGCATCTCATCAAAAGACTAGACCTAATGGCcataatttggtctctagttcgatttaaaattatttcgaCATAGATCACAACTCCTAGTATTAAATATACTTTGGAAAATAAGTGTGTTtaatgttggtttctgggattacaaagataactaccgggcgtaatacaacccaaaagaaaggaaaggaagaactgaacttaaaaatacaacgtataatcgaaactactaaaccagtgtgattagccgagtcgaggaggcctcttcccgcaagacgagatacgccccggtagtgctcttcggtttggcgtgtcgtccccaaaggtaaaacggctacgtctctattgatgcagcaccgcaatcaacagagctccggcgaactggatggaggagagggcagagcttcgacagaaaaaactatgcagggagagggagagagcttatgatgcagaatgctttttgaattgtgtagtgatgcatggaatggctggcctatttataggctcagtccactgcagggggtcaacagccatgatggctgtcatcatggcaattcgtaaccgacgtcggttacagacgtgtggcaggagtgtgccatccgtgtgtggagcgtgtggatttctcacgtggcaaccgtgactgtgcctcgcttgacgacgtgtcaagccacttggattgctgactcggcggtggtccaaaaagaatagtttgggccaagcaccaagcccaaagaccacccaaagaccaattgccaagatccaagtccaagtccaagtccaagtccaagtccaagtccaagatcaagatcgagatcgagatcgggatcgggctcgggatcgggctcgggcccgggcccgaggcccgaggcccgaggcccgcggcccgcgcccgcgaccacgagcacgagcacgagcacgagcacgtgcacgggcacgggcacgggctcgggctcgggcgggcgggcggcggcggcgcgcgcgtgtgcgcgcgtgtgggctctttcacccatcttggtccactataattattaagtaacataaagtcacttaatttatacacattaaagatgtgttaatcctccaatgtgggataattaacactagttaattattccctaagctccatctccaagctttaattaaaagctaattatgcccaactttaatccactatttctcactcaccggaaatcggatttgagaaagtgaatatactacttttacctacgtaaaatgtagatcgacgctatgtcatttaatttcacaaaattaaatgtctcgtcacatttattatttggtcaaaatccattgaccgggcatatttaatccatgattttttacaatcccccacatgagtggaaatagccgaatgcatatgcatgcagacacaagctcaaccctcgcgaggtatataagcataaggataggtagttgttgactttgaaccctccatagtcgacaccatcggatacacaggcggcttagtagcgcgatgctttgaactaatcccccacggcgtgcaccgagacaatggtgttaacacttaaacacctcaacctcatccgttctcacgttttgtgtccattgcggtcttggacaccactttggattcataagtgcgttttttatgaagcgaccacacttcgcacttacgtaggtgattcttagtcaagtaccttgccatacttggtctctttgagaattccatctctttgagatccttaagaaccattaaaagtcatagacttagcctttaccacgaggcaagttctccaacactctattgctctctagggaatagatatagtttgagtgtttttccatgaactctcatagcttagttgtccctttgaaccaagttcttgggatct
It contains:
- the LOC121760674 gene encoding 60S ribosomal protein L10a, with the protein product MSKLQSEVLRETITQIVTDAKEKKRNFTETVELQIGLKNYDPQKDKRFSGSVRLPHIPRPKMKICMLGDAQHVEEAEKIGLESMDVEALKKLNKNKKLVKKLAKRYHAFLASEAVIKQIPRLLGPGLNKAGKFPTLVTHQESLESKVNETKATIKFQLKKVLCMGVAVGNLDMEEKQLFQNIQMSVNFLVSLLKKNWQNVRCLYLKSTMGKPQRIF